The nucleotide window ATTCAAAGATGTCATAACGACTaatcaaactcacaactcttaccctaactgtaacgccctagttattattttattttattttgaattatttggagtctcgtaaatgattttatatgattttttggtgatttatggggtatgtgtattttattatatggtttaatataataataattaaaataagtggaaattaatattaatttaggaattagggagttaattaggatttaataaaaattaagggagtttaatgaaataagggAAGTTATGGTaggagttagaaaaagaaagaataacagTCAAAACGTTTTTACGTAAGAACATtaagcttttgggagaaaagggagaagaagagttAGAGCTAGAGAGTAGAACCTTGAACCGATTCTTGCTGTCtaattttctgcaaaactaaggtaagggtgagactatctctcaataatcataatctataatttctgaaaattgacctagttgcataattttggaaaaataaattgagggttagggtttgatgatgattatgaaggGAAATGGGTaatgatcatgttaattctCTTGTATTGaatgtttagaatgaaaacttaatcttTGTTGTTGCTGTGATCATAACTTGATTGAAATTTATGAatgattggatgaattgatgaatttgtgtatgatgGTGGAATAATCTGtaagtgttgttgttgatggctgATTTGTGTTTCTTTAGAATGCCTAGTTgtatataggacctgtaaacatctgctggaaaacattttgggtgatcaggggattaaaatggggtttttggagtgagaagaggtCTGAAACCGTAGGTTTTGCACTGCACAGAtgattggtcgcttaagcgaagcagccgtcgcttaagcgagcattcatgCAAACTGCCCAGAATgcgattttacccgttcgcttaagcgaacagtgagcgagttggtaagcgaaaattaagtttgattctgccaagGATTCGCTCAAGCGAATGGTAAGCGACCTAgtgagcgaaaaaccattttgattctgtcagaagttcgctcaagcgaaccgtgagcaACCCGTAAGCGAGCTGAACCCAGACCTACTGTAAgtcggtcgcttaagcgaactagccgtcgcttaagcgaagtgagCCTTAGTCAGCCTTCTGAACTTTTGTTTCGTGCATGAGGGAACTTCTTGAGCATTCTATAATATTTCCTTTAACTAGTATAACCCTGGCATAGGTAACAGAATCTTATTAGAACGAGCCGGTGATTGAATTGATTGGTGTTAGTAAATGTTGGAGATGATTGAGTATGAAAACAAGTgaatatgtgtatatataacATGTGGAATGTGATTGATGTATgtgaataattataaataattgtgtATGTTCTGGATTGTTGAGTTGCGGAGCAGTAAGTCATATGAAACATATGTAATagtcgagttgtatgtagatatacacaggttgggtagttgcataaacatcaaagtgggagagcttcggctctggaacgccttgtcgttcaaagcggtggaacactagttgttcaaagcggtgtggagcggtgaggacttaggtcctgatgagaatgctttaaccattcgacagcggtgtgggtcacggccctggttatggtaccacatgcatagttgcattatTGGGGAGTATTAAGGGGGATGTCATGTCATTTCATGAGTTGCATTTGTTGATTGAATTCTATATTTGGATgactgttgttgattatgaaatacttatgcctattgaataatcattgatgttgtaaggtgttagattttcaattgatgttattatttattatttttattgattgagaatctcaccccttctgcttggaaacgttgcccttcctatgggtaacttgcaggtgatcctgagtagtaggtggtggctcacagtgtctagggctctgatacgtgggatgggattttactgttttctttcattcctatgtatcaaattttggataatgttgttgtagccctatgattgTCAGATTTTTCTGGTTGAGgctttttatgccaagatattaaTAAGTTGTGGTTGTTAATGTTGAGATAATGATTTCCGCtgaaaattaatgatgattttaaaGTCAtgaaataaatagatttttcaTATTCTATTTACCAGATTTTTGAATTGGAaatgtgacatgcccgtttgtgATTATTACTCTGATGcgtgttttatttaattaataattgatatttgggaacggggtgttacactaacTGAAAGAATCTTGGACTCAAAGTAGTTGGATCAATGATTGATGACTAATCAAACTCTTTAATCGACTAATCCAACTATCTATCGACTAACCAAGCTTACAAATCTAACCCTAATGAAAACTATAACCGTAATGACAAGAATCTTTGACCTAAactaattcaaatatttcaaaacgacttatcaaactcacaactcttacccTAACTAAAAGAATCTTGGAGTCAAAGTACATAGATGAACGCACAATGACTACTCAAACTCTTGTTATCGAATAACCAAGCTTACAAATCTAAACTTAATGAAAACTATAACCCTAATGACAAAATTCTTCGACCTAAACTACTTACAAGATTTCAAAACGACTGgtcaaactcacaactcttacTCAGCTGGAAGAATATTGGAGTTAAAGTACTTGAACGAACGCtcaatgactaatcaaactTTTCTTATCGAATAACCAAGCTTACAAATCTAACCATAATGGCAACTATAACCCTAATGACAATATTTTTCGACCTAAACTACTTCCAAGATTTCAAAACGActgatcaaactcacaactcttacccTAACTAAAAGAATCTTGGAGTCAGAGTACTTGGATGAACGTTCAATGACCAATCAAACTCTTGTTATCGAATAACCAAACTTACAAATCTAACCCTAATGACAAGATTTTTCGACCTAAACTACTTCCAAGATTTCAAAACGACTGATGaaactcacaactcttacccTAACTGAAAGAACTTCTACTaaatttttatacattttcaaatttttccaTATACATACAAAATGCAATTTCagttgctaaaaaaaattaagataaaatggAAGATATTCTTAATaggtaacaaaaaaatatgtaaaaaaagattttttcatatttttaataggtactaaaaaatatttttcgtatttttaattggtatcagaaaaatatttttcctatttttaataGGTACAATATgctaaaaaatgttttcatatttttcttctaaaaaaccTATGTAGAAAAAATATCAGCCCAAATTCTTAATATGTACCACAAAATATATCAGCCCAAGCccaatacaaacaaaaaaaaaaagcattaaaatattatgaattaatcAGTTGGTGGGGGCCGCAAACACCAAACCAACATTGCAAACAGCAGGTAACCTGTTAGATTAAAGCAACAGATCTTGACGGTtagaatttaataataataatatatcaacgGCCAAAAATAAATGTCAACACTAATTTATACAACTTATGCATGTGTACAAATCTTTTCCTTGTGCATGCTAAATGCCAGTATCCTAAATGGTCTTAAGAAACTTGGAACAAACATTAAACTATTGAAGAATACTTATTTCTTTAGTAGCGAGTAGCGACAAAAGAGATTACCGCGTGTCggatttataatttaaaattctttGTTGATTGACTTGACTATTGATTACCCGACCCAACCaacgataaaataaaataaaatgaatgaatcCATTAAAGACAAAAAGTATCATTCTCATGGCCAATCAACTATCCTCATCTTCCTACACTTCCATGACCAACGATGTGTTCCTAACCTTTCTAGGCTCTGATCCTTCCAACGGTTTCATCCGCAATCTCTACAAAGCACTGAATGAAAAAGGAATCAACACCTTCATTGATGACCAGGAAGAAACCAAATCATCACTTCGTTCACTTATCAATGTCATCAATCACTCAAGATTTGCCATTATCGTGTTCTCAGAAAACTATGCAGATTCTTCATTTTGCTTGGAAGTACTTTCATATATCCTTGACACCTTTCGGCGGAGGTACGGCCATCCATTTATTATTCCGGTTTTTTACAACATAGATCCTTCTCATGTGCGAAACCAAAGTGGAGCTTATCAAATTGCATTCGCAAAGTATGAGGACAAGGAAAACAAAGATAAAGTGCTTAAATGGAGGAACGCACTATCTCAGGTAGCTGACTTTTCCGACCGGTGGCAATTCAATCATAGGTACCTTCCTCTAACATTGTTAactttagtttttatttttattttttttggttcaagTTGTTAACTTTagttttaatcatatttttattttttcttttctgataaatattacaattttttttttttttattctagtcTTCTTAAAATATCTTagatcttgaccaaaaaaacaaaaacatctctTTGACCGTTAGTCTATAAAAGTTTTGGGTCCATACTTTAGGTCTTTAACAATAAGTTAGATTAGATCACGTgtaacattcaatttttttttttttgaaggaacattcaaattttttaataagtttttcaataaatgtttagattattataaaaaaattcacaaaaaacaaattttatatttaattaatgttttttttttttacgttaaagacaaattcattaataaaagtcTGACAATAAATCAAAAGTCAAGACTGCAGAAATACAAGGTGGAGTTTCTTCGATCCATATGCAATCTAAATTCTTAAGAGCATATTTAACTAAATAATGAACAGTTTGGTTGGCTTCACGCCTaacataactttttttgttaataatgagcatatttaattaatgttttgttaaaaaaaataagttattagCTCATAACAAATATTCAGATACTATAAtactaaaaatgttattttaccaaaaataattcatattatttGAGATTGTTTAAGATGAAAGTGAAATAAACATCTTACaataatgtataaatacaagagaaataataattcttttacaaaattattattatcaaatattaacatatttACGTTTATATAAATACGAAGTGCAATAAGCTGGTATGAGCTCGCCTTTGCAATTTATTTGTACGTACTTGATAGGTTGGTCTTGTAGGTCTAAAAGACATTTTCTATTGTTGTAGCCCGACCTTTTTTTAGCTAAAAAGGTTCTAAAAAAGTCTTGGTCTTCTCTGTTAAACAAAAAAGTCTGACATGATCTGATGTAGGCTAGGTTGTAGGTCGGTGACCTATTCCCACTCATACTTAAGAATAGTGCAATTATTAGTGTACAATAAGAAAAAGTAATTAAGattgcattaaaaattgaaaagatcatttaatttaaacaaaattttattacaaATGAATCACTcatagcacaaaaaaaaaatatattatgatttttttttttgggttaagtAGATTGGTGGTtgaagctcacacattttaaacatGGAGAAATGAGGTGTTCGGGGTTTGAAACACGActcctacatatattatgctaTGTCCCTAATAATCAATGGTAAAATTATGGTTCTCGACCACTTTCTTCCGTTACATTGTTGTTTACTCCTCCGGTCCTTATAATCAATGTGAGACTAATATTGTAAATAGCCATTTTCGTCCTTAAATGTTTAACGAGTAGCAGTACTAGTTCCTCAATGTAGTGAAATTACAAAATAGTCTCGATTGTGCATTCTATTAGTTAAAATAGTCCCCGGCAAGAACAAATGCATCTATTTCGATCAAGAAATGCTTAGATGTTTCATGCATACTCTCTGTTTTAACCCTCCACGCGTTAACCCATCACAATTCAACCCTATAAGAGCTCAAATACCACAGCGTAAAGAAACATATTAACGTTAgtgactattttgactaacgaagTTTACAATCATGgactattttataatttctcAAAGTGAATGAGTGGGAGTGAGTCTGCCTTGATAGAAGACTGGTGATACAAAGAAGTTAGCTTTCTTTCACGCAAATCATATGGACATTGAGTGATTATTATGATTACTGATCACACATtcattttatatgtattttttacatataaaataccacaaattattatt belongs to Medicago truncatula cultivar Jemalong A17 chromosome 6, MtrunA17r5.0-ANR, whole genome shotgun sequence and includes:
- the LOC11415079 gene encoding toll/interleukin-1 receptor-like protein, which translates into the protein MNPLKTKSIILMANQLSSSSYTSMTNDVFLTFLGSDPSNGFIRNLYKALNEKGINTFIDDQEETKSSLRSLINVINHSRFAIIVFSENYADSSFCLEVLSYILDTFRRRYGHPFIIPVFYNIDPSHVRNQSGAYQIAFAKYEDKENKDKVLKWRNALSQVADFSDRWQFNHSKVQFQVAVSHWVSNTSGSL